Sequence from the Actinocatenispora sera genome:
CGCCCCGGGCGCGGCGCCGAGCCGGTCCGGACCGGCGCAGAAGTGCGCTCCGCGCACATTCCGGTACCGTGCGTGTACTACCAGCGTGGCTCCGCGCTCGCCATGCTGGGTACCGCGTGATACCACGGGGGGCGCGCCGCGGTTAGTCTCGTCGGGACATGGATGCCCACGAAACCACTGCGCTGTGCTACCCGAAGGGGGAGCTGTGACAACCCAGACGGCGGCCGACGAGAAGGACCCGACGGCCAGTCAGTACACGAAACCCATCCGGCTCATCGCCGCGTTCATTCTGCTTGGCGCCACTGCGCTGGTGCTGCTGGCGAACATCATCGAGCTGATCCCGACCGACCAGACGTCGTTCACGGTGCGGGCTGGCAGCGGAGTGACCGGCTTCCTCGGCTGGGCGACGGTGCTGCCGCCGGTGGTGGCGGTGCTGCTGGTCAGCCACTGGCGGCCGATGCTCGCGCAGACGAAGATCGTCGCCCTGATCGCCATGATCGAGTACGGCGTGATGCTGCTGCTCGGCCTGATCGGCACGATCGCCGGTGCGTACCACAACTTCACCAACACCGGGGCCTACGCGGGCATCGGTGACGCGGCCGGTGTGCTGCTGGCGAGCCTCGCGCTGCTCGCCCTCGGTGGTGCCGGCGGGCTGGTGACGTTCCTGGTGTTCCGCGGCCTGGCGGCGCCGAAGCCGGCGGCGCTCGGGCAGTACGGGCAGGCCGGCTACGGCCAGCAGGGCTACCCGCAGCAGGGCTACGGCCAGCAGCAGTACGCCCAGCAGCAGTACGCGCAGCAGCAGGCCCAGGCCGCGCAGTACGGCCAGGCGCAGCAGCAGGCCGCCGACCCGGCGGCGCAGCAGGCGGCCCAGCAGCAGGCCGCCCAGCAGGCGGCCCAGCAGCAGGCGGCGCAGCAGGGTGCCGCCCAGCAGTACGGCCAGCAGGCGTACGGGCAGCAGGCCCAGGCGACCGGCTACGGCCAGCAGGCCGGCTACGGCCAGCAGGCCGGCTACGGCCAGCAGCAGGGCTACGGCCAGCAGCAGTACGGTGCGGCGGCGCCGACCTCGGGTGCGGCCGCGCCGACCTCCGGTGCCGCGGCCCCGACCTCCGGCGCCGGCCAGGCCCAGCAGGCGCAGCACGCCCAGCAGGGCGGGTACGGCTGGCCGAACCAGGCCGGCGGGTCGTCGTCCTGGCCGGCCGGTCAGCAGGGTCAGCAGCCGCCGGCCGCGCAGGGCGCGGCGACCGCCGCGTGGCCGACCACGCCGGCGGCGGGCAACTGGCAGCAGCAGGCCGAGCAGGCCGAGCCGGAGAACCCGGACGAGGGGCAGCGCACCCAGCTGATCACGCCGGAAATGCGGCAGCGCCAGCAGAACCAGTGACGCCCCGGCGGGACGGCTCGATGCCGCCCCGCCGAACCCTCGTGGCCCGGCCGGGATCGGCCGGGCCACGGTCGTTGCCGGGCCGGCGTGGTGTTTGTCGCCGGCCCGCGAAGTCGGTGAATCTCGTCCGGAAACGGCCGCGACTGGGTAGCCTGGTTGCCACTCGTACCCCAGTTCCTGCCGCTCCGCACGAAACGCACGCCGAACGGGCCTATTTATCAGGTTCGGCTTGACGACGCACGCATTACACGCGTGTAATTTTGGTGACGGACATTGGTTGGCCCGGTGCCGTGGTGGGACGCGGCACCGTGTCCAGCGGCAAAGTCCGCGCGCAACAACTGAACGGGGCCTTCCGCGTGGGGGGTGAGCATCGGTGTTCGTGGCCGATGCGCGGAGCTAGGAGGCACGTAGATGGACGGCCGGGAGACGGTGGCCGACCTGATGGAGGACGCACCGGAGTGGCAGGAGCGGGCCTTGTGCGCGCAGACCGATCCGGAGGCGTTCTTCCCGGAAAAGGGGGGGTCGACCCGGGAAGCGAAGCGCATCTGCTCGCGCTGTGAGGTGCAGGCGGAGTGCTTGGAATACGCATTGGGCAAGGACGAGCGGTTCGGCATCTGGGGCGGATTGTCGGAGCGCGAACGGCGAAAGTTGAAGCGCCGGGCCGGCTGAGGCCGACGCCGGCGAGATGCAGAAGGCCCGGTGATGGCGGGGGCGCCACACCGGGCCTTGCCGTATCCGAAACGGTTCGCCCACACTGCAATTCCCGCGCCGATCAGTCCGGGTCGACGTCCTCGGGGTCGAGCCCGAGCAGGTTCGCCACCTGTTCGACGATCACGTCCTTGACCAGATCGGCCAGATCCTCCCGGTCCACCGCGCGCAGCTCCAGGGGCCGGCGGTACAGCACGATGCGGGGCGGGACGCTGCCGGACCCGCCGGCCCGGCCGGGCAGCAACCGGGCGATCGGGACCTCGCCGTCCTCCAGCACGTCGGCGTCGTAGACGTTCAGCGCCGGCGGTACGTCCTCGACGGCGAACTCCACGCCGCTGAGCTCCTGGGTGAACCGGTGGTCGAGCAGCTCGACGGCGTCTCGGACCATCTCGTCGAACAGCTGCGCGCGGGTGCGCGACAGCGGCAGCGAGGCCGGCACCAGCCGTCCGCGCAGGCCACGGCCGCGCCGGTCCCGGTGCGGACCGGCCGGCCGGCTGGTTTGACGTGGTCGCGTGCTCACGCAGCCAGCGTAGTGCGCCGCCCGCGCCCGGCGGCACACCGGCACGACCGGGAAGGGGTGGCCGGCGCGGGTGGGCATTGTCGCTCGGCGTGTCGAGGCCCAACCGGACGAACGACGCAGCGGCGGGCGTTACCGTGATCGGTCGTGAGGTCTCCACGGCGTTGCACCAGAACCGGCTGCCCGAACCCGGCTGTCGCGACGCTGACCTACGTCTACGCGGACTCCACCGCGGTCGTCGGCCCGCTCGCGGCCTTCGCCGAACCCCACTCGTACGACCTGTGCGAGCAGCACGCGTTGCGCCTGACCGCACCGCGCGGCTGGGACCTGGTCCGACACGAGGGCGAGTTCGAGGCGCCGGCGCCCACCACGGACGATCTGGTCGCGCTGGCCGAGGCGGTGCGCGAGGCGGGCCGGCCGGTGCGGCGGGAGGAGCCGGAGCGGGACGACGAGCGCGAGGTGGGCCGGCGGGGCCATCTGCGGGTGATCCCGCCACCGGCCTGAGCGCGCCGTCCCGGCGATGACACCCGCGGCCGGATGGCGATGACACCCGCGGCCGGAATTCCCCGGGCGACAGGCCTGCCCGACTGGGCCGGATTCGTGCCACGCTTGATCGATGAGCGAGCGCCAGCGAGCGAACCCGGAGCAGCGTGCGTCGAGCAGTCAGCGTGCTCCGCTGACGGTCACCGAGGTGCGACGCACCGGTCCGCTCGTCGACGCGGTGTACACGGACATCCTGCAGCCGTCGTTCCCGCCCGCGGAGCTGGTGTCGCTGGCCGCGCTGCGGGACGCGATCACGGCCCGGCGGGCCACCCTGACCGTCGCGCTGGACGCCACCGGTGAACCGTGGGGTGCCGCGGTCGGCGAGTGGTACGAGTCGGCCCGGGTGATGCTGCTCGGCTACCTCGCGGCGCGGCCGGGCAGCCGCGGCCACGGGGTCGGCGGCCGGCTGCTGGAGCAGGCGATCCGGACCTGGTCGGAGCGGTACCGACCGTGCGTGGTGCTCGCCGAGGTGGAGCGGCCGGACCGGCACCGGGCCTCGCTGGCGCACGGCGATCCCACCGGCCGGCTGCGCTTCTACCAGCGGTACGGGGCGAGCGCGCTGGACCTGCCCTACTTCCAGCCGGCGCTGCGGGCCGACGAGGACCGGGAGTACGGGATGCTGCTGATCGCGCTGCACGTCGAGCAGCAGTACCGCCGGGAGGAGCGGGCGATCGACGCAGAGCCGGTGCGCCGGTTCTGGTTGGACCACCTGGGCGCCACCGAGGGCGCCCCGGCCGACTCCGCGGCCCGGCGGATGGCGGCCGCGCTCGCCGCCGAACAGGTGGCGGTGCGCCCGCTCGACCAGTACCGGAACATCGCGGTCGCCGCCGGCTGACCGGCTCGCCACCCCCGCATTCGGGGGTCCTGGTCGCACACCACGTCGTGGCCGGTCCGCCCGGGTCGGTACCCTTCGGGGCATCCGACTCCGGAGGACGGACGGGAGCGTGCGGTGGACCTGACCGAGATCGTCAAGGCGTACGACGTGCGCGGCGTGGTGCCCGACCAGCTCGACGAGCGGGTCGCGCGGGCGGTGGGTGCCGCGTTCGTCCGGGTGACCGGGGCGGACCGGATCGTCGTCGCGCACGACATGCGCAACTCGTCGCCGCTGCTGGTGGCCGCGTTCGCGGAGGGCGCGACCGGCCAGGGCGCCGACGTGGTGAACGCCGGGCTCGGCCCGACCGACATGCTCTACTACGCCTCCGGGTCGCTCGACCTGCCCGGCGC
This genomic interval carries:
- a CDS encoding WhiB family transcriptional regulator; translation: MDGRETVADLMEDAPEWQERALCAQTDPEAFFPEKGGSTREAKRICSRCEVQAECLEYALGKDERFGIWGGLSERERRKLKRRAG
- a CDS encoding metallopeptidase family protein, which produces MPASLPLSRTRAQLFDEMVRDAVELLDHRFTQELSGVEFAVEDVPPALNVYDADVLEDGEVPIARLLPGRAGGSGSVPPRIVLYRRPLELRAVDREDLADLVKDVIVEQVANLLGLDPEDVDPD
- a CDS encoding DUF3499 domain-containing protein, with amino-acid sequence MRSPRRCTRTGCPNPAVATLTYVYADSTAVVGPLAAFAEPHSYDLCEQHALRLTAPRGWDLVRHEGEFEAPAPTTDDLVALAEAVREAGRPVRREEPERDDEREVGRRGHLRVIPPPA
- a CDS encoding GNAT family N-acetyltransferase is translated as MSERQRANPEQRASSSQRAPLTVTEVRRTGPLVDAVYTDILQPSFPPAELVSLAALRDAITARRATLTVALDATGEPWGAAVGEWYESARVMLLGYLAARPGSRGHGVGGRLLEQAIRTWSERYRPCVVLAEVERPDRHRASLAHGDPTGRLRFYQRYGASALDLPYFQPALRADEDREYGMLLIALHVEQQYRREERAIDAEPVRRFWLDHLGATEGAPADSAARRMAAALAAEQVAVRPLDQYRNIAVAAG